One genomic region from Equus caballus isolate H_3958 breed thoroughbred chromosome 4, TB-T2T, whole genome shotgun sequence encodes:
- the TAS2R4 gene encoding taste receptor type 2 member 4 translates to MLRIFFICSVIVSVILTCVGLIVNLFIAVVNYKTWVKSHRISSSDRILFSLGITRFLMLGILLLNNVYINSLKVERSVYLSTFFLLCWIFLDSNSLWSVTLLNALYCVKITNFQHSMFLLLKRNLSPMIPRLQLACVLISAFTTLLYVLLRQTSPVPEFVTGRNSTVFNINEGVLFLVTSLVSSSFLQFMINVTSASLLINSLRRHIQKMQRNATGFWNPQTEAHVGAMKLMICFLILYIPYSVAALLHYVPSSVGMNLGARSICVIVSALYPPGHSVLIILTHRKLKTKAKKILCFNKWWNFSSK, encoded by the coding sequence ATGCTTCGGATATTTTTTATCTGTTCTGTTATTGTCTCAGTAATTTTGACCTGTGTAGGACTCATTGTGAACCTGTTTATTGCAGTAGTCAATTATAAGACTTGGGTCAAAAGCCACAGAATCTCCTCTTCTGATAGGATCCTGTTCAGCTTGGGCATCACCAGATTTCTTATGCTGGGAATTCTTCTACTGAATAATGTCTACATCAACTCTCTGAAAGTTGAAAGGTCAGTCTACTTATCCACTTTTTTCCTGTTGTGTTGGATATTTTTGGACTCTAATAGTCTCTGGTCTGTAACCTTGCTCAACGCCTTGTACTGTGTGAAGATTACTAACTTCCAACACTCCATGTTTCTCCTGCTGAAACGAAATCTCTCCCCAATGATCCCCAGGCTACAGCTGGCCTGTGTGCTGATTTCTGCCTTCACCACTCTCCTGTATGTTTTGCTCAGACAGACATCACCCGTCCCTGAATTTGTGACTGGGAGAAACAGCACAGTATTTAACATCAATGAGGGCGTCTTGTTTTTGGTGACCTCTTTGGTCTCGAGCTCATTTCTCCAGTTCATGATTAATGTGACGTCTGCTTCCTTGTTAATAAATTCCTTGAGGAGACATATAcagaagatgcagagaaatgCCACTGGCTTTTGGAATCCCCAGACGGAAGCTCATGTGGGTGCAATGAAGCTGATgatctgtttcctcatcctcTACATTCCATATTCAGTTGCTGCCCTACTCCATTATGTCCCTTCTTCTGTAGGGATGAATTTAGGAGCCAGATCCATTTGTGTGATTGTTTCCGCCTTATACCCTCCAGGACATTCTGTTCTTATTATTCTCACACATCgtaaactgaaaacaaaagcaaagaagatTCTTTGTTTCAACAAATGGTGGAATTTCAGTAGTAAATAG